The genomic DNA ATGGGGTCAGTGTTCTTGCTGGGAGCTGCCCCATAACTATCTGTTGGGCTGCCCAGTGGTGGCAGAGGTATGTTCTCTGCAGTACTGAAGCCTCCATCTGTCTAGGTGTGTCAGCCTCTGGTATTTCCTCACCTTTATACCTGCCAACCTGTAAACAGCTACAGAAGTCAGGATCCTTGCAGTTTTTTCCTACAAGATCTACTCTAGTTCACATGAGAATTGAACCACAGCAATCTTCATTTTGTGTGTGTCGCAGATTATAGATCAGACAATTGGAGGGGTACCTTCTGGGCTTAGAATCAAAGAACTAAAAGAAGTGCCAGCATTTCTCAGTAAAAAGAACTTCCTCCTCCAGAGGATGAATTCTTAGTTATGCTCAgcccacagagctacagagcggGAACTCCAGGACCAAGTTAGGAGCTAGGAAGCTAGCAAACAGCATGCACTGAGATAGCTCTCTGGAGGAAGGCTTGTTCTCACACTGAAAGAAGTTGCTCGCCATGTTAGCCCTGCTCCTGCAAGAAGGAGAGCAGGGAGATTCTCCTGTGTACATTAATCCACATTACTATGGGTGCCTTGACACCCAACCCAGCCCAGACCCCTACCTCTGTGCAGGAGCCACTCACGCACAGTCTCGGTGACGTCAAAGGACAGCCACTCAGGGGAGCCCCGTGTCTGCACATTCCTGCCACTGAGGTAGCGCTGCTTTGCTATGTGCTCATCCGGCCGAAGGATCTGCATTGGAAGGAGGGGTAGAGAGAATCAGCCTGTGCAGCACAGAAGGAAGGGATAACcttgtctcttttttcttccacaCCTTGTTACAAACTAATTCAGGAGGTGGGTCCCAGCAAGGAAGGCACCAGGAATGCCCTGGCCAGGTGTGAGGGACATGCTTCCCAACCAGTCTGAACTTTAGAGATCTACTTAGCACCTTTCCCTGGGTCCTGAGCAGCCCACTTCTCCTAGTTCATCCTTGTTTCGGGCACATCTCTACAGGCTGCAGGAGATCTAATAGGTAGTTTTGTTTCTGTATATGCCTGTGGGAAGCGGACCTGTATTTCAGTGTATAACCAGTAGTGGGCAAGACAGGGTTGTGCCAGGGGTCCCTTGCCTAGCAAGTCTGTTAATGGCATTTTCAGGTATCCTCCATGCTTCTGCTTCTGTCAAAACATACCAGGACTGATCAGGTTTGGAGACCTCATCCCTGGTCTGacttcctttcccccttccagGCAGAAAGTCGCAGTCAGTGCAAGGTCCTCCTTGCTGCAGGACTCCAGGCTTGTGCCACAGAGCACTGTGGAGATGTTCTGGGATTGGTGGAGAATTGCTCTAACCTCTGGAGAGGAATTCCAGGTAGTTCTGAAGAGCTAGCAGCCAGAGGGCAATTTTAGCTGCATTCTTACTGCAAAATGGGTAGATGCCAACCTGTGGGAATGTGCAGCCTGAATGCTAAACTGTGCCATTAGCTGGGTGGTCCAGCCCTGCCTGAGATCAACTCCAAATCAGGATCAGACCTGATTCTGTCAGGAGAGTCAGAGGGCTCAGACCAACTCCAGATAAGCACCCATATTAACTGTGCCAGGAATTGTGCCCCAAAGAAGCTGCTGATGAAAGGAACATTGAGAGCAAGCGTTTCTTTTCCAGTGAGTCTGTGACAAGACAGAGAGCTCCACCCATTGGATTAGCACCGACTGTGCTGACAGCCAAAGGAGCAAAACTGCCAAAGGGCCTAGGCTTGCAGATGTGACAGAGGGGTCAGTGCTCCTCCACTAGCCAGGGGTTCCTCTTCCAATCCCTTCTCAGTGCAGCAAAGAGCTGGGGTGGGCACCATGCCAGGGTTCCCACAGCAGCTGGGCAATGTGAGTGGGGAAACTGTAACAGGAACAAAGGGTGAATGCATCGCTTCGTATGCTGGAAGAAGCCTGAGGTAAAAAACTgggatttcttctttctctcttcttttgcctTGCACACATCAGTTGAGGCAAACATTAAGGAGCCAAGCTTCTCTTGGCTTGGGCACGGGGGGAGGCAAGGACACTCACCTGGAAGAGCTCAATGCGCTGCTCACTGCGTTTGGAGCTTGGGTTGGGCACACGCAGCACCCGAAACTCGGCCCGGAACAGGTTGGTGCTATTCTTCTCTGCTGAGGACACGTTAAAGCGGAACACATTGGAGGTGACACCTTTTGGGCAAATGCCCAACTCATCTacgagaaagaaaaagggaaagactgAGAACCATAGGCTAGAGGTGGGAAATCTGGGATAAACATATTGGTTGACAAACAGCCTTCCAACTGAGGCCTGCCATTCATCCTGCCACCTCTAAAGTATGACTGTCTGGCTAAAAATAACAACGTAGGATGAACTCTCTTAAATTTACTCTACACTGGAATATCTTGCAGAATCTTCCCACTACTGCCACCATTATTTCAATGGTACAAGCCAGAGACTCAGTGGAGATCAACCACAGTATTTTTAACCTTGTGTCTTCTAACTCTGTTCATCAAATGTTGCTAACGCTCATGAGTCTCTGCATGTAAAATGACAACCCTAGCCAGGAGGATGGGGCAACCTCATCTGCAGTTAGTACGGCCCATTCCTAGTAACGACAATAGAGCGACTGCTTTTGCTGGAGATGTGAAGCCATATAGGATCTGATCTCATTACCTTCGAATCTTAATTTTACAAACTTTGACATTGTGTCCTGGAATGAAAGCCTGCCAAGTGGCCATAAAGCATGAGGTATGGAAGATTTCTTGGGGATGGGGGACATATTCATTATGTCCTGAAAGAACTGAGTTTTAAGACCAGTTTTCATTCATGACTCGGAAGAGGAATTCATAGATGGTACTAGATAGCGTGTACTTCAAGGACAGATTAATAGtgctgagaggcctgcagagatCAGACACATGGGCAGGAAATAACACAGCAAGTCTCAGCCTGGAGGGCTGCCTGTTGAGCAGCACAACCCAATCCGCAGATGCCCAAAAGGAGAGTAGGTAAAACACATGAGGTCCAAAACAGAGTCCGCTCTGTCTTTGTCCACAAAACAATGTgttctgctgaaaaaaacagtCTCTTTTCACTGGAACTATTCTGGTCCCATGGAAAAGGCTCTGTCAGCCCTGTTACTCCTCTCCTATTGACCATTGTTAGCCCTCAAGGCTCTAGCTAGCATCATTAAGGCTTCCCGCAGATAAcactcagcagctcctgctctctgGCCACATGCAGGTTTCCTTTCAGTCATACAGAGCCTCTCATATGACCTCtggctgttgcccagatgaacaCAGGGCTGTCTATCATGCCAGCTGATGTTTTATTTATgttgttcttaaaaaaacaaaacaaaacaacctccccccccaaaaaacccagaaaaactaTCACCTCTTCCCAGCCACAATTCCAGCCTGTGACAAATAGGCTGAAAGCCCTAGCAAACTTCAAATTATATTCCTGCACTTGGCCCCCTCTCTTCACAGCACCATTATCTCCCAAAGAAAACAGGTTCTGAAGACAGCCTAGTGTGGGATAGCCCCTGAGAGCAGAGGCTAACTTCCCACACCAAGTTCTGCTCTGAGCAACACTGATGCACTTCCAGAGTCATCTCCATGAAGATGAAggccttcctcttgtgctgcacCCCAATTCAGCGAGTTTACAAAAAGGTGTTCTTAGGGTGCTGCAGTTTTACCAACTAAGCTAATGACCAGATACTCACATTGAGATTTAACTGGAAGTTTTTTGCTGTTTGTAATACTGATTGAAACAGCTTTCCCACACGGAAACACAAGGTCTCTGGCTACTGTTCAAGAGATGGATGTTTAGTAGTTCCAAGAGGCCAGACCCTGTAGCAGCCACAAGCAGGTATGCTCAGCCCAACAGCCTGCAGCTCAAGGAGCACACCAAGCCACAAAAGGACACCCACTGTGGGGACTCCACCACTGTGACCAGTTTTAGGTTTTGTGCCACGGAATAGCACAGCAGAAAACCCAATCTCTTTAAATGCCCAAAGGCATCTTCCTGGCTGAGGCCTAACTCTGATAACTGTTCTGTCTAGCTGGATACTGTATTCTAATATTCTCCCCCTCCACCACCCCTTAAGCTAGCCCTATTAATAGGGTTGTTAACAGCCTGCCCTTCCATTTCAGTGCAGACTGGCTGTCCATGAGGGATGTCCCAGTAAGAACAGTTGAAATGCCTTTCTGGGTCAGAGCAGTGGTCCATCTAGCCTAGTATGTGTTTCTAACAGTGGCACCTGGACATGTTATTTAGGGATTGCTAGACAGACCTCATTGTACATCACTGGGCAGATGAGAGGCAAAATCATTTATTGTATCTCAGCTCCTTAAGATTCTTGGCTAAGAAGTGTGAAAACGATGCTGGTAAGAGGTGACTGTCTCTAGGGTATCTCCCCCGCTGTCACCACATTTTCCTCTACCTACTTATTTCACCAGCAAAGTCCAGGTGTCTCGGGAGACTTCCCTAGTGGAGATAATAAAAGCTATCTTCCCTTCCCTAGGAAGAAGTTTCACATTCCCTTCATACCCTAGCAACAAGCCGTCTGTGATGGGGAGGTGGAGCCAAGTTCTGTGTCCCATTCTGAACACAGTGATGTTGGAGCCTGATTCTGCTTCTTGTGACAGGGAGTCCAGAGCACAGGTCTCACTCCCAGTAAAGGGCTGCCTCTGGCTGACTGCTTTTGGGCAAAGTACTTCTTGGAAGAGGTCGCAGGTACAGGAGGTGAGGTGATTTATCAGGGAGCTTGGTCTAGTCCCAGCCTGGGGTGCATTAATCACACTGGAATCGGGACATGACCAGATACTGGTATTGAACAAAGCCCAGAAGCAATATTCCTACAAGCTCTTCTAGTCCACAGTACTCAGTGACTGCAAGCAAGCCTGGAGACAAGGAATCTATGATACCATGTGCACACCTGCCAGTCTGTGTTTGGTAGGACAGATGCATCCTGTTGTTAGCACTTCTGACTATCAAGAGTCTATAATACTCTGGAGCCCGGACAGCCTCAGCGCTATTGACTGACTGATGAGACCAGCAGCCTTTTCAAGTGGGTGATATGATGCAGGGAGCACCACGTTCTTCCAGGAACCTTCCTCTTCCTACCACTGCTCTCAGTGAGGTGCAGGTTCTCCGTGTGCTGCTGAGCCTGTGCAGGTGGATACTGCGTAGGTGCTGTTTCTGGCAAGCCCCAAGAAAGCTGATGGCTGTGCAGTTGGAGTTTGATGTCAAGGAAGGGCAAGCTGTCTGTGGGCAGCTACTGCCTCACTCCATATTGTACCACTGGTCAGGAAGCTGTGTAACTGAAGAGAGGGAGTTCTTCCTTCTGGAACTCTGCAGGTGGCAGGTTTGGAGGGAAGGGATGTTTGGCCCCAGAGACCCACGGCTTTAACTGCCTCCTCTCTCAAACGAGCTTGGAAAATGGCATCTGTTTTTCCTCAGGAAGGTAAGCAAAGTAATTTGCTGGACCATTGCAGATACTCTCTGAGCTTGAATCTAGCCAACAATCAGTGCTAAGGGGGTCTGAACTCCCATGAGTTTCAGGTGGTCTCTGAAGTGAAAAGTTGGTCAAGATGCAGTTATTCTCTCAAAGAAAGTCCCTTATAATTCAGGCAATGGCTACCACTCCCTGCCATAAGCCTGGGAAGCACAACAGAAAGAGCTGCCTTTGAACCATCAGACAGCTCAAAGTAGGAAGGGGGACCTGCTCCTGAAAATGCTTCGTTCCTAGAATGATCGGGCTCTCCCCGCTGCTATTTTTGCTCCTCAGCTTTCCTCACTGTTGAGCCTTAAGTCTTGGAGAAGGGTGAGTTCTCTGAGCCAAGGAGCTGTTTGACTAATGGTTTGGAGCTAGAACAGttcttttgtgcatgtgtgtatatacacatttcAGACTTGTCTGTATCATCCTCACAGTTCCCTCAATGGAGcagccctccccttccccccaggaGGAGACTGGCTCTGGCTCAGAGCATGCTCTGAGATCACCACCTGGCACAGTGACAGAGTCATGGGAAAGTTGAACATCAGCCACTTTTGAAGACACAGGGCCAAATTCAGCAACGGTGTAAGCAGTGAAACTCCCCAGGTTTCAGAAAGAGCATGCCTCTACACCACAGCCCATCTGGAGCCAGTTTCTCCCAGTGTGACCCAATTCCAAAGTTGTTTCTTTCTCTGGATAGTGGGATCTACCCAGCCGGCTCCCAGGAATTCAATCCTAACACTAGCTGGTCTTCTGAACCCACTGCTCAGAGCCATGTCCTGGTGTCCTAGATGGAAATGCGAAAGGTCCATTCATTTCCATAGGAATGGAAAGGAGAGGTCAGTATTTATCTGGTAGACAGTGGCTGTGGGAGTTTCCTCTCAGCGATCTCTGCACTCACCTGCACTTTTACTGCCCTGAGCTCCCCTGTCTTGCACTTACACCACCAACTCACATTCTCTCCCCACTGTCTTCTTGCTCCTTCTTATGCACCATACATCCTCCTCTTACCCCTCCACTTCACCCAAATCCACTTCCCTCTGACTTCATTTCCTACTGCTGCGCTTTTCAGTTTCCTGCTCCAGAACCCAACTGGTTCATAGTATGGCTATGTTATTTTGTGCAGAGACTTGGTTTACCCATACATTTTTAGCATTTCACAACGGGCGCTTTAGTAGGTCAAAAATGTTGAAATACGGGTAAGCTGCTAATACCCTGTGCACTTTCTGTTCCTCGAGTCTTGGGGTCTCCTGCGCTAAAAGCTAATCATATAAGCATATGGAGTGCAGTCTGCTAGAGATTAAGTGAAATCTGTTGCATTACCACATTGTGGCTCTTATTCCAGCTCATCATATGTAAAGATTAACATAaacctggcagagtagctgcatTCTGGCTGCCTATACTGAGTCCCAGCTCCTCCCCCGGAACTGCTGGTGTTCAGTGTCCCCAAGAGTGCACTGCATCACAAGAGAGCACCCTGGATGGTGATGTGACTGAATGCCCACCAACTTCTTCTAGCAGGAGGGAGTATTAAGCACTGACTGAAAGGATTGCTTGTGCCTCCATCTGCTCAGCATTTGCAATGTGCTTGGGTTCATGTCTGCTCAGTCTCTGTCTTTGCATCTGCTCAGCTTCTGCACCTGAATCTGTTTAGTGTCTGCATCTGGGCCTGCTCATCTGCTCTGCACCTGCTCAGCATCTGTCATGTTTCCTCAGTGCCTATGTTGTTAGTGGTGAGGGTCTCTTTTGCCTCGCTGTCTGTTTTGCACCTGCTCAGCATCCTGTTATCTTCTGCTCACTCTCTGACCCCTCAGTAGTTGAGTAACATCCTCAAACAGTGTCTTCCATGCAGGAATCTTTTTGGCAAATGCCCTTCCACCTTCTCTACAGCCAATGTGGGCTCTGCACAGCCTGGACAGGTTGACTGTATCCTGTCAGCAGGCACTGGAGCttcagcaaggaggagccagCTGCCAGCTGCGGAAGACTTGTCCTTTAATGTGGGACCTTTTCGTTCTCCTAGCCCCATGCTAAGCGTTCGCCCTGAGACCCaaactgcctcctcttcccttctctcgtcttcttcccctttctcctctttcctccagcctcctgctctgtcctcccctccctgccttctcTGGGATGTCGGGGCTCCAGATGCGGGCTTGGTGTGCtgcttcctggctgcagccaggGCCGATGTCCTTCCAGGACACCGCAAACCTATCCCTGCCCGCTGCCAGTGCTCGGCGCCTGCCACCCGTGGCGGGGCGGCCCTGAGTGAGCCCGCACTGCCTGGTTATCGGGGCTTTCGGAGGTCGCCTCCActcggctcccgccgcccggggGCCCGGGACAGCGGCCGTAGCgcaccccgccgccggccccgggctcgccTCCGCACCCGGGCGCGCAGCCGTGCGGAAACGCGCCCCCACAGAGGGGGCCCACGTcgcggcgcccgcccccgcgtccgcccgcgccgccggcagcgccagcgccgcccgccgcgaggccgcccccgcccgggggcccctccgccccggccccgggatcCTGCCCGGCCCCGCAAGCCGCCTCCCGCGCGtcccgggcagcggggcgccctGCGGCGCGGCATCCCGCGCCGGCCGCACCCGCCGCGCACGGCCGCCCGGaactcactgtgctccgggaggcCCTGGATCATGTCAAATTTATGGATCTCCTTGGCATAGTATTCGGACTCGGTGTTGTCCTGAGAAcagctctcctctttctcctcctccatctcctccagcagctcccgGGTGCTGTTATAGAGAGCCAGGATCTGGTAAGGCACATGCGCCGGCCCCACGGTCTCCGGGGGGCTGGTGAGGCGCAGCTTGCTCAAGATCTGCCCCCGAATGGCTTCCACCCTCTTCTTCTTGATGTGGTCAAGGTCCAAGGTGGTGCAGGAGGACAGCGAAAGGCTCACGGTGGCGAAGctcagcaggcagagcagcaccAGAGCCCTTTGCACGTACATCTTCATGTgcgagggggccgcggcggggcgccccaggagagACCCCCGGGGAGCGGCGAGCGGGCGCAGGAGACCGGGCGGCGCTTTCGCGGCAGCCTCCCGAGATCCCGCAGGCTGAGGCTTGGCAAGGCGGTGCATGAACTCACTGCGCCGAGCGCGATTCAGGACTTCCAGGAAGAGCTGGCAGCGCTCCGCAAGGAGAAGCGGCAGGctccgtgccgcgccgcgccgggcgccttccccatgcgcCTCCCCGCGTcccgcggagccggggccgggggcggcgcggagccgggagcgccccgccgcgccgccgccgccgcacgtgTCAGCGGGctgggccgccccgccgccgcggggggagcgcggcgcccgcccctcTCGCTGCACCATTCatgcccccgccgggccccgcgccctaCAttgccccgctgcccgcccgtcCCAGCGGGCGGCCggtgcgcggccccgctccgctccccgcggagcccggcggcagcagcccgcgcccggcccggcccggcccggcccgccgccgggctgcccgctGCTCCGAGGGCTCCGCTGGCCGACGACCCCCGGTGGCGTGGcacaccgcaccgcaccgcgccccTTCCCTCCCGCACACACTGCCTCTCTCCAGGCCCCGCCGCGGAAATTTTATACCTCCCTCCCATGACGTCCCCGGGACGGGCCACGGGCGGGGGAGGGAGCTCCAAGCCCGGCCTTCGCCTTCAGCACCGCGCTGATGGCTTCAGCAGGCGCGGAGCCGGCACagcccgccctccgccgccccccgcgccgccgccgcccgccgccgccgccgccgccgggccctggcaccccggggcgggggcgcctcggccgcggggcgggctcggggcgggccgggcccgcgccccccgcgccctccgacgtggcccggcgcggcggcggcggcggcggcggcggcggcggcggcggcaggtcgCGGGCGCCTCCTGCTGGCGCCGCccgggggcggccgagcccctTCGCGGTGGTCGGCgagcgccggcgggcggcgcggggctggctcCTCCCTCTTCCAGCTGCGAAATCGCATTCAAAGCGGCTAAAAATACCCCGAATACTTTCCTGATGTGGTTTCTTTCCGAGGCAGGgagggcgggcgccgcgggcgaggggctgcggcggccccgggcgcagAGGAAGGTGGCTGGTGGCCACCGAGGTGCCGAGGAGCCACCGCAGCCCCTCCGGGACGGCTGGGCCCTGGGAGGGGGAGCCGGCGCCCCCGAAAGCTGGGCGGGATGGTGGCTTGGTGccttcctgccccagcagcagccgctcgcAGAATCAGTCGCTTTTTCAGCCGAAAGAGCAAGCTGGCTGTCCCTTTGGGACGCCCACTGCGGGCTgcgggtgaggaggagctgggcccgTGGACACCTGCGGGAGCAGTGCCGTGGCGGGTGTCCAGGCCTGGGCAGGTGCCTGCTCCGGTGGGGCAAGGCCCTGGGGTGTCGCGCTCTGCAGGGCGGCCCCCAGGGCCATGCAGCTCCCACGGTGCTGCCCCAGGCCCGGGTGTCGAGCGTTGGGGACTGTCACAGCAGCACCAGGGATGCGCTGCTGGATGTGCTGGCCCCGGCTGCAGGGAGCCTTCCCTCGCCCAAGTGCCCAGGACTGCCCGGGACCAGCTGCCGGGGCTGGTGGCTCAGGGGTCAGCAGCGCACAAAAGACGCTGCGTGGGGAAGAGGTTCGGCGAAAAGCCGTGAAGCAACTTGATGTGTTGGACACACCGCGAGTGAGTTCCCCAAGACTCGAGGAACTCGATCTGTTTTACTCTTCAAAGGGGAGATTAAGGGGGGAGCTGGTCCCAGCACACGAACGCTTTGCTCAGGGAAGAGGAACTTGAGAAGACAGGTCCTTAACGGAGCAGACAAAGATGTAACAAGATCCAGTGGCTCTGAGATGATGTCAGACAAATCACGACTTGGAATAAGGTAGAAATTCTGAGCGCTGCCATTAACTATCCACTGGAATATTTTAACACAGATTGGGATGGACATTTCTAAAACTCCCCAGGCACCTCTGAAATGATTTCTGGATGCTTTTCCATGCTGGGAAGTCCTGCACCCCGCATTACGTTGGAGGTTACACTTAATGCGGCAGAACTGATTGCTTTGGACTTCAGCAATCCATTGGCTACAGTGCCACATAGTGAGTTATTAGTTAAGATTGAGATAAGTACAGGAATTATAAGAGATTACTAGAGGAGTTCCCCAATGGCTGGTCCTGGGCCCAGTTTTCATTAACGATCTTGGCGCACTGAAGTGAATGCGCTAATGAAATTGGCTGCTTATCCAAAGTTGGGAGGCATTGTCAATACAGGGGAAGACAAGGATATCCTTGGTTGACACACTAAAAATGGGATGAAATTTAATAGTACAAAATGTAAGGTCATGTTGTTAACAGCTGAGAGCAGGCTTTTCTGTTACTTACCACTTGGAAATAACAGCATTGAAGAAAGATGTAGGTGTGGTGCTGGTGCCAGTATTGGGCTGCTCACTTTTGGCTCTGCCTGTTGCTCTTTCTAGGTTGTGAAGCGGCAGGGAAGCTCCATGGTGTGACGCGCACAGGAATCACTGCTAGTGGCTGTGAAGAGCAATTGGTAACAGGTTGCACGGCTTGGACATGCTGGAATCCAGCTGGGCTGAGGGAGAGCTTGACAGGGCTACCGAACATGTGAGCATCATAGGAAATATTTCACGCTTGGCAAGCTTGCCTGGGGTTTGACAGTCTGAGCTGGGGCTGATGTAACTTGAACAGCATCTGTTCTCATGGAGATCAAGAGAGCCAAAGGCACAGGCCTAGTCTATCTATCAAAGCCCCCTTTGCCTTTCAGAGAGAGAAATCTCGTTTGAAGTTTCACAAA from Struthio camelus isolate bStrCam1 chromosome 5, bStrCam1.hap1, whole genome shotgun sequence includes the following:
- the TGFB3 gene encoding transforming growth factor beta-3 proprotein, whose protein sequence is MVQREGRAPRSPRGGGAAQPADTCGGGGAAGRSRLRAAPGPGSAGRGEAHGEGARRGAARSLPLLLAERCQLFLEVLNRARRSEFMHRLAKPQPAGSREAAAKAPPGLLRPLAAPRGSLLGRPAAAPSHMKMYVQRALVLLCLLSFATVSLSLSSCTTLDLDHIKKKRVEAIRGQILSKLRLTSPPETVGPAHVPYQILALYNSTRELLEEMEEEKEESCSQDNTESEYYAKEIHKFDMIQGLPEHNELGICPKGVTSNVFRFNVSSAEKNSTNLFRAEFRVLRVPNPSSKRSEQRIELFQILRPDEHIAKQRYLSGRNVQTRGSPEWLSFDVTETVREWLLHRESNLGLEISIHCPCHTFQPNGDIVENLHEVLEIKFKGIDSEDDYGRGDLGRLKKQKDLHNPHLILMMLPPHRLEGPSLGGQRKKRALDTNYCFRNLEENCCVRPLYIDFRQDLGWKWVHEPKGYFANFCSGPCPYLRSADTTHSTVLGLYNTLNPEASASPCCVPQDLEPLTILYYVGRTPKVEQLSNMVVKSCKCS